A portion of the Oncorhynchus keta strain PuntledgeMale-10-30-2019 unplaced genomic scaffold, Oket_V2 Un_contig_16796_pilon_pilon, whole genome shotgun sequence genome contains these proteins:
- the LOC118375206 gene encoding GTPase IMAP family member 8-like isoform X41 has product MRKDRCCHNRLIEVRRVTQERQAGSERLGSSERRKEKTQGYRQKTQQPVPTNSYLAMTDVLPGSHARTPEPELRLVLLGTIGCGKTLSGDTLLGQSSSGSPSSSGSSPRLCQLRPGASEGRRLTVVEAPRWYWSGGHMEAGVRKETERVLELAAPGPHAFLLLVPVGQFTEVEHRVPAELEEVFGEGVLKHTLVLFTCGDYLMGQGAGQYLEGEDPGLREVIDRCGGQYHVLNNRRPQDREQVRELLEKVEDMVQKNRGCYIRQNTLQREMEEQGRERERELKEKVEEQGRERERELKEKVEEQARGRERELKEKVEEQARGRERELKEKVEEQARGRERELESRRVTNTETRRYWGNRKREVTPNSVIERRREEEREVIKRRREEMERKREEEIERRREEGEDMEEKVTVKPLVNCLQSTPAQQQQSKKTQNGGPALFTRIPSFHLTEEGDILSQLSEIEAKPAQKVVNTFCHRINSIGEKTTTSSSSQSELRVVLLGRSGSGKSAAGNIILGREEFVSRPDITTAVTQDCQKSRALVAGRRVAVVDTPDWFRSEHPPDVVRSQLSSCVALSAPGPHAFILCVPVDQPAQAELQALGALEKVFGPGAVRTHTLVLFTHSDRLKESGKVGVEGVEKYISSQRRDLLELVKRCGDRYHVMERGSGGEGEEERKRRSVGELLDKVEQTVREGGGECFSCPLFQEAEDRVRQRQEEIVRGRGEEVKRQALHSYSMQPLRETEEDEEENERTREEAEKSVSALELENLPSLSSSPAWYSSLLRSVWEKVGAGASKVPKLTAGGALLGGVVGVFFGGPIGGAIGATAGSVVTEVGRRRFSQTKNSAEETDATGRIEGEILDKVLKTE; this is encoded by the exons ctaTGACTGACGTCCTCCCCGGCAGCCATGCCAGAACTCCAGAGCCAGAGCTCCGCCTGGTCCTCCTCGGGACCATCGGCTGTGGCAAGACCCTGTCAGGAGACACCCTCCTGGGCCAGTCCTCCTCcggctctccttcctcctctggtTCTTCCCCCAGGCTTTGCCAGCTGAGGCCTGGGGCCTCCGAGGGCCGGAGGTTGACCGTGGTGGAGGCCCCTCGCTGGTACTGGAGCGGGGGCCACATGGAGGCTGGGgtgaggaaggagacagagagggtactTGAGCTGGCTGCCCCGGGGCCACACGCCTTCCTGCTGCTGGTTCCTGTCGGCCAGTTCACAGAG GTGGAGCACAGAGTGCCCGCTGAGCTGGAAGAGGTGTTTGGGGAGGGGGTGTTGAAACACACCCTGGTGCTGTTCACCTGTGGAGACTACCTGATGGGCCAGGGGGCGGGGCAgtacctggagggagaggaccctgggctcaggGAGGTGATTGACAGGTGTGGGGGCCAATACCACGTCCTCAACAACCGCCGACCGCAGGAcagggagcaggtcagggagctgCTGGAGAAG GTGGAGGACATGGTACAAAAGAACAGAGGATGCTACATACGACAAAACAccctgcagagagagatggaagaacaagggagggagagagagagggaactgaaggagaaggtggaagaacaagggagggagagagagagggaactgaaggagaag gtggaagaacaagcgagggggagagagagagaactgaaggagaag gtggaagaacaagcgagggggagagagagggaactgaaggagaaggtggaagaacaagcgagggggagagagagggaactggaATCTAGACGCGTCACCAACACAGAGACACGCAGATATTGGGGAAACAGGAAAAGAGAGGTTACACCTAACTCTGTtatagagaggagaagagaggaagagagggaagtgatcaagaggagaagggaagagatggagaggaaaagagaagaagagattgagaggagaagggaagagggggaagataTGGAAGAGAAAGTGACTGTGAAACCCTTGGTTAACTGTCTTCAATCAACACCAGCACAACAGCAGCAGTCAAAAAAAACCCAGAATGGTGGTCCAGCACTGTTCACAAGGATCCCTAGTTTCCATCTGACTGAAG AGGGCGATATACTCTCACAGCTGTCCGAAATCGAAGCAAAACCAGCCCAGAAAGTTGTTAATACCT TCTGCCACAGAATCAACAGCATTGGAGAGAAGacaaccacctcctcctcctcccagtcaGAGTTGCGTGTGGTTCTGCTGGGtaggtcagggtcagggaagAGTGCAGCAGGTAATATCATACTGGGGCGGGAGGAGTTTGTGTCTCGACCAGACATTACCACAGCCGTCACTCAGGACTGTCAGAAGAGCAGGGCCCTCGTTGCCGGGAGACGG GTGGCAGTGGTGGACACTCCAGACTGGTTCCGCTCCGAGCACCCTCCCGATGTGGTCCGCTCCCAGCTGTCGTCCTGTGTGGCCCTCTCGGCCCCTGGCCCCCACGCCTTCATCCTCTGTGTCCCCGTAGACCAACCAGCCCAGGCAGAGCTGCAGGCTCTAGGGGCCCTAGAGAAAGTCTTTGGTCCCGGGGCGGTCCGGACCCACACCCTGGTCCTCTTCACTCACTCCGATCGGTTGAAGGAGAGCGGGAAAGTGGGAGTGGAAGGAGTGGAGAAGTATATCTCCAGCCAGAGGAGAGATTTGTTAGAGTTGGTTAAACGATGTGGGGATCGGTATcatgtgatggagagagggagcggaGGAGAaggcgaggaggagaggaagaggaggagtgtggGGGAGTTATTGGATAAGGTGGAGCAgacggtgagagagggaggaggagagtgttTCTCCTGTCCGCTCTTCCAGGAGGCGGAGGAtagggtgagacagagacaggaggagatagtgaggggaagaggagaggaggtgaagagacaAGCGCTTCATTCCTACTCCATGCAGCccttgagagagacagaggaagatgaggaggagaatgagagaacgagagaggaggCGGAGAAGAGTGTGAGCGCCCTGGAATTGGAAAATCTTCCCTCGCTCTCGTCCTCTCCTGCATGGTATTCGTCGCTCCTTCGCTCGGTGTGGGAGAAGGTGGGGGCGGGAGCGAGTAAGGTCCCCAAGCTGACGGCTGGAGGTGCGCTGCTGGGTGGGGTGGTGGGCGTGTTCTTTGGAGGGCCCATAGGGGGAGCTATAGGGGCCACTGCTGGATCTGTGGTCACTGAGGTGGGGAGAAGGAGGTTTAGCCAGACAAAGAACTCAGCAGAAGAGACAGATGCCACAGGGAGAATAGAAGGAGAAATCTTGGACAAGGTGTtgaaaacagagtga
- the LOC118375206 gene encoding uncharacterized protein LOC118375206 isoform X1 translates to MRKDRCCHNRLIEVRRVTQERQAGSERLGSSERRKEKTQGYRQKTQQPVPTNSYLAMTDVLPGSHARTPEPELRLVLLGTIGCGKTLSGDTLLGQSSSGSPSSSGSSPRLCQLRPGASEGRRLTVVEAPRWYWSGGHMEAGVRKETERVLELAAPGPHAFLLLVPVGQFTEVEHRVPAELEEVFGEGVLKHTLVLFTCGDYLMGQGAGQYLEGEDPGLREVIDRCGGQYHVLNNRRPQDREQVRELLEKVEDMVQKNRGCYIRQNTLQREMEEQGRERERELKEKVEEQGRGRERELKEKVEEQGREKERELKRYKVEEKETVLESRHVTNTETRRYCGSQRREVTPNSAIERRREEEREEIKRGEESEEMENWKEEMEKIKRDERRKSRKEKEEMERKIEEEWEKRRKDEMEKRRKRERELKEKVEEQARGRERELKEKVEEQARGRERELKEKVEEQARGRERELKEKVEEQARGRERELKEKVEEQARGRERELKEKVEEQARGRERELESRRVTNTETRRYWGNRKREVTPNSVIERRREEEREVIKRRREEMERKREEEIERRREEGEDMEEKVTVKPLVNCLQSTPAQQQQSKKTQNGGPALFTRIPSFHLTEEGDILSQLSEIEAKPAQKVVNTFCHRINSIGEKTTTSSSSQSELRVVLLGRSGSGKSAAGNIILGREEFVSRPDITTAVTQDCQKSRALVAGRRVAVVDTPDWFRSEHPPDVVRSQLSSCVALSAPGPHAFILCVPVDQPAQAELQALGALEKVFGPGAVRTHTLVLFTHSDRLKESGKVGVEGVEKYISSQRRDLLELVKRCGDRYHVMERGSGGEGEEERKRRSVGELLDKVEQTVREGGGECFSCPLFQEAEDRVRQRQEEIVRGRGEEVKRQALHSYSMQPLRETEEDEEENERTREEAEKSVSALELENLPSLSSSPAWYSSLLRSVWEKVGAGASKVPKLTAGGALLGGVVGVFFGGPIGGAIGATAGSVVTEVGRRRFSQTKNSAEETDATGRIEGEILDKVLKTE, encoded by the exons ctaTGACTGACGTCCTCCCCGGCAGCCATGCCAGAACTCCAGAGCCAGAGCTCCGCCTGGTCCTCCTCGGGACCATCGGCTGTGGCAAGACCCTGTCAGGAGACACCCTCCTGGGCCAGTCCTCCTCcggctctccttcctcctctggtTCTTCCCCCAGGCTTTGCCAGCTGAGGCCTGGGGCCTCCGAGGGCCGGAGGTTGACCGTGGTGGAGGCCCCTCGCTGGTACTGGAGCGGGGGCCACATGGAGGCTGGGgtgaggaaggagacagagagggtactTGAGCTGGCTGCCCCGGGGCCACACGCCTTCCTGCTGCTGGTTCCTGTCGGCCAGTTCACAGAG GTGGAGCACAGAGTGCCCGCTGAGCTGGAAGAGGTGTTTGGGGAGGGGGTGTTGAAACACACCCTGGTGCTGTTCACCTGTGGAGACTACCTGATGGGCCAGGGGGCGGGGCAgtacctggagggagaggaccctgggctcaggGAGGTGATTGACAGGTGTGGGGGCCAATACCACGTCCTCAACAACCGCCGACCGCAGGAcagggagcaggtcagggagctgCTGGAGAAG GTGGAGGACATGGTACAAAAGAACAGAGGATGCTACATACGACAAAACAccctgcagagagagatggaagaacaagggagggagagagagagggaactgaaggagaag gtggaagaacaagggagggggagagagagggaactgaaggagaaggtggaagaacaagggagggagaaagagagggaactgAAGAGGTAcaaagtggaggagaaagagactgtGCTGGAATCTAGACACgtcacaaacacagagacacgcaGATATTGTGGAAGCCAGAGAAGAGAGGTTACACCTAACTCTGctatagagaggagaagagaggaagagagggaagagatcaagagaggggaagagagtgaggAGATGGAAAACTggaaggaagagatggagaagataaagagggatgagagaaggaagagcaggaaagagaaggaagagatggagagaaaaatagaggaagagtgggagaagagaagaaaagatgagatggagaagagaaggaagagagagagggaactgaaggagaag gtggaagaacaagcgagggggagagagagagaactgaaggagaaggtggaagaacaagcgagggggagagagagagaactgaaggagaaggtggaagaacaagcgagggggagagagagggaactgaaggagaaggtggaagaacaagcgagggggagagagagagaactgaaggagaag gtggaagaacaagcgagggggagagagagggaactgaaggagaaggtggaagaacaagcgagggggagagagagggaactggaATCTAGACGCGTCACCAACACAGAGACACGCAGATATTGGGGAAACAGGAAAAGAGAGGTTACACCTAACTCTGTtatagagaggagaagagaggaagagagggaagtgatcaagaggagaagggaagagatggagaggaaaagagaagaagagattgagaggagaagggaagagggggaagataTGGAAGAGAAAGTGACTGTGAAACCCTTGGTTAACTGTCTTCAATCAACACCAGCACAACAGCAGCAGTCAAAAAAAACCCAGAATGGTGGTCCAGCACTGTTCACAAGGATCCCTAGTTTCCATCTGACTGAAG AGGGCGATATACTCTCACAGCTGTCCGAAATCGAAGCAAAACCAGCCCAGAAAGTTGTTAATACCT TCTGCCACAGAATCAACAGCATTGGAGAGAAGacaaccacctcctcctcctcccagtcaGAGTTGCGTGTGGTTCTGCTGGGtaggtcagggtcagggaagAGTGCAGCAGGTAATATCATACTGGGGCGGGAGGAGTTTGTGTCTCGACCAGACATTACCACAGCCGTCACTCAGGACTGTCAGAAGAGCAGGGCCCTCGTTGCCGGGAGACGG GTGGCAGTGGTGGACACTCCAGACTGGTTCCGCTCCGAGCACCCTCCCGATGTGGTCCGCTCCCAGCTGTCGTCCTGTGTGGCCCTCTCGGCCCCTGGCCCCCACGCCTTCATCCTCTGTGTCCCCGTAGACCAACCAGCCCAGGCAGAGCTGCAGGCTCTAGGGGCCCTAGAGAAAGTCTTTGGTCCCGGGGCGGTCCGGACCCACACCCTGGTCCTCTTCACTCACTCCGATCGGTTGAAGGAGAGCGGGAAAGTGGGAGTGGAAGGAGTGGAGAAGTATATCTCCAGCCAGAGGAGAGATTTGTTAGAGTTGGTTAAACGATGTGGGGATCGGTATcatgtgatggagagagggagcggaGGAGAaggcgaggaggagaggaagaggaggagtgtggGGGAGTTATTGGATAAGGTGGAGCAgacggtgagagagggaggaggagagtgttTCTCCTGTCCGCTCTTCCAGGAGGCGGAGGAtagggtgagacagagacaggaggagatagtgaggggaagaggagaggaggtgaagagacaAGCGCTTCATTCCTACTCCATGCAGCccttgagagagacagaggaagatgaggaggagaatgagagaacgagagaggaggCGGAGAAGAGTGTGAGCGCCCTGGAATTGGAAAATCTTCCCTCGCTCTCGTCCTCTCCTGCATGGTATTCGTCGCTCCTTCGCTCGGTGTGGGAGAAGGTGGGGGCGGGAGCGAGTAAGGTCCCCAAGCTGACGGCTGGAGGTGCGCTGCTGGGTGGGGTGGTGGGCGTGTTCTTTGGAGGGCCCATAGGGGGAGCTATAGGGGCCACTGCTGGATCTGTGGTCACTGAGGTGGGGAGAAGGAGGTTTAGCCAGACAAAGAACTCAGCAGAAGAGACAGATGCCACAGGGAGAATAGAAGGAGAAATCTTGGACAAGGTGTtgaaaacagagtga